In the Pelomicrobium methylotrophicum genome, AGAACGCCGCGGCCTCATTGAAGCGACGCCGACCGAGAGTCTGCCGATGGCCGATAGCCACGTTATCCGCGGCAGAACGCCGCGGCCTCATTGAAGCATGGAGACTCTGGCGGTCAGAAAGCCGCTCGATGGGTTATCCGCGGCAGAACGCCGCGGCCTCATTGAAGCGAGACCTGCCGCCGCTTGAGCTTGAGCTTGTCGGCGTTATCCGCGGCAGAACGCCGCGGCCTCATTGAAGCGCGGATGTCGGTCTTCGCTGCGGGCACGTATCTAAAGTTATCCGCGGCAGAACGCCGCGGCCTCATTGAAGCACTTTTCTCGCGAAGTCGACGGCACGGCTGATCCGGGTTATCCGCGGCAGAACGCCGCGGCCTCATTGAAGCGTGATCCGCGGGCAGCGTGAGGCCGTCCCACGCGAGGTTATCCGCGGCAGAACGCCGCGGCCTCATTGAAGCCCGTTGTCATAAAGCGCGACCGCATTGACCGTCCCGCGTTATCCGCGGCAGAACGCCGCGGCCTCATTGAAGCCCATTTCCCTCCAAGCTCGCTAACTAGCGCGCGTGCCGTTATCCGCGGCAGAACGCCGCGGCCTCATTGAAGCGGGTCTCTCATCATGATCTCGTAGAGCCTGTCGAGGTTATCCGCGGCAGAACGCCGCGGCCTCATTGAAGCTTGGCGAGCTGCCGCAGTCCGACGCTGAGTTGTTCCGGTTATCCGCGGCAGAACGCCGCGGCCTCATTGAAGCGCTGGGCTCTTCTCGCGGCACGTGGTGACGATCCACGAGTTATCCGCGGCAGAACGCCGCGGCCTCATTGAAGCCGTGAAGCCATTCCTCAAATACGCTGGAGGCAAGCGCGTTATCCGCGGCAGAACGCCGCGGCCTCATTGAAGCACGTCCGTGTGGCCGGCGCGGAAGACGAGGGCGCAGGGTTATCCGCGGCAGAACGCCGCGGCCTCATTGAAGCGCCTAGAAGCCCGGAGAGGTATCCGCGTAGCTGTTCGTTATCCGCGGCAGAACGCCGCGGCCTCATTGAAGCATTTTGGCCTGCTCGTCCGCGTCCTTGCCGCGGAGTCGGTTATCCGCGGCAGAACGCCGCGGCCTCATTGAAGCAGTGTGTGATCAACAGCAGGAGGAATCATGCCAGAGGTTATCCGCGGCAGAACGCCGCGGCCTCATTGAAGCCCAGCAGCATCCTGCTGGACCGCTACGTTCGAGGCCGTTATCCGCGGCAGAACGCCGCGGCCTCATTGAAGCCGGGCCTGCGCCGCTCGTGACCGCGCGAGTCTCGACGTTATCCGCGGCAGAACGCCGCGGCCTCATTGAAGCGTCTGGATGATGGCGCTGACGACGTATGTGACCGTCGTTATCCGCGGCAGAACGCCGCGGCCTCATTGAAGCGCTGCGCACGCGGGCGAAGGTTTTGCGGATGTCGGTGTTATCCGCGGCAGAACGCCGCGGCCTCATTGAAGCGCTTCGTCCGATAGATGTTCTGGAGCCCGAGGCAGAGGTTATCCGCGGCAGAACGCCGCGGCCTCATTGAAGCGCGCCCTCTTTTTTCATTTCTTTCGGGCTCGCATAACGTTATCCGCGGCAGAACGCCGCGGCCTCATTGAAGCCTGCGACCTCGGCATCCGCAGCAGCTTGCACAGGCTGGTTATCCGCGGCAGAACGCCGCGGCCTCATTGAAGCGCTGAACATCACGGGGCCGCGGCGGCGCATGCGCTTGCGGTTATCCGCGGCAGAACGCCGCGGCCTCATTGAAGCGCCTGCCTCGAGGAAGTGCTCCATCGGGTCATCATCGTTATCCGCGGCAGAACGCCGCGGCCTCATTGAAGCGCCTATGTCTGCGCGCTGGATGAAGGCGATGATCCTGTTATCCGCGGCAGAACGCCGCGGCCTCATTGAAGCTCGAGCGGGAATTCGTGACCAGGTATCGTTGCTACGTTATCCGCGGCAGAACGCCGCGGCCTCATTGAAGCAACCACACCGGCCAGTAGAGCGCGTGCGCCAGCCCGGTTATCCGCGGCAGAACGCCGCGGCCTCATTGAAGCTATTGATCTTCCGGACAGCGAGACGAATGAAATGTTGTTATCCGCGGCAGAACGCCGCGGCCTCATTGAAGCGTTTAATGTCAACTGCTATATGCAGCTAACCGCGAGTTATCCGCGGCAGAACGCCGCGGCCTCATTGAAGCGCGTCGCGGGACGCAGGGATACGCTCGTGATGGGGTGTTATCCGCGGCAGAACGCCGCGGCCTCATTGAAGCTCTGGCCGACCGCCCGCGCGTCCTCCACCGTCTGCGCGGCGTTATCCGCGGCAGAACGCCGCGGCCTCATTGAAGCTGCCTGTTGTCAACGCAGTTTTAAGAGTGATCACCAATGTTATCCGCGGCAGAACGCCGCGGCCTCATTGAAGCACTCGACCGGTTTGCACAAAGGGGGCCAGTTTTGGAGTTATCCGCGGCAGAACGCCGCGGCCTCATTGAAGCCCGCGCGAAAGGCGTCTTGCACCTGGATCACCGCGGTTATCCGCGGCAGAACGCCGCGGCCTCATTGAAGCTATTCCCCGCCCACCCGCGCCAGAGCGCGCGGCGCAGTTATCCGCGGCAGAACGCCGCGGCCTCATTGAAGCGCCAGCGGCAATCCGCAGGCGGATCCCACGCAATACCTCGTTATCCGCGGCAGAACGCCGCGGCCTCATTGAAGCAACCTGGATTTCCAGGCTACTGCCGCTGGGGCGCGGCAAGTTATCCGCGGCAGAACGCCGCGGCCTCATTGAAGCTGGAAGAATTCTGGCGGTATGTTATGGAAGACATCGAGTTATCCGCGGCAGAACGCCGCGGCCTCATTGAAGCTACTCATCCAGGGCGTGGCGTAGGTGCCGTGCTCAAGTTATCCGCGGCAGAACGCCGCGGCCTCATTGAAGCTGGACAAAGTGGAGGATACCATCGCCGCGGATTATGGTTATCCGCGGCAGAACGCCGCGGCCTCATTGAAGCGCCCATCTCCAGATCGGACGCATCGATCCCGAAGTGTTATCCGCGGCAGAACGCCGCGGCCTCATTGAAGCGATTTTTTCGCATGTCTTCGGTTCACGGAAGGCGAACAGTTATCCGCGGCAGAACGCCGCGGCCTCATTGAAGCGTGCCATATCCGGTCGCCAGACGAGTCCTCGGCTCGAGTTATCCGCGGCAGAACGCCGCGGCCTCATTGAAGCGAAAGGTTTATACTCGCACGGAAGAAATCGCTCCCTGTGTTATCCGCGGCAGAACGCCGCGGCCTCATTGAAGCACCAGCCTCCGCACCTTTTTCGAAGGTCCGGGCGCGGTTATCCGCGGCAGAACGCCGCGGCCTCATTGAAGCCCAAATTGCGCAAACTTCTCGTCAAGCCACTCCTTGAGTTATCCGCGGCAGAACGCCGCGGCCTCATTGAAGCTTTTTAATCCGTGCTCATCGCACCACGCCTTTGCGGGTTATCCGCGGCAGAACGCCGCGGCCTCATTGAAGCTCGATTTCGGGCCAGTTTGAGACACTTTCCGGCTTGTTATCCGCGGCAGAACGCCGCGGCCTCATTGAAGCGCGAGGGTATTTTCTGCCGTCCGCGTGCAAGTCGCGCGTTATCCGCGGCCTCATTGAAGCCGCAGCTTGAGCCTGCCGCTCGTGGTGTCGGCCCACGTTATCCGCGGCAGAACGCCGCGGCCTCATTGAAGCAGGCGAATGCCGAAGACGATATCACCTGCCACGGTCGTTATCCGCGGCAGAACGCCGCGGCCTCATTGAAGCTATTTTTGGCATCAACCAATCCAGAAGCGCATGCTTGTTATCCGCGGCAGAACGCCGCGGCCTCATTGAAGCTGCCTATACATGTCCGCCGGGTCGTTCCAGGCCACCAGGTTATCCGCGGCAGAACGCCGCGGCCTCATTGAAGCATTCGAACGGCAAGCCGTTGATGCCGACGACGCCGTCGTTATCCGCGGCAGAACGCCGCGGCCTCATTGAAGCACTACGATCGAACACTGCGCTATAGTAGGCTCAGAGATGTTATCCGCGGCAGAACGCCGCGGCCTCATTGAAGCCTGCCGCGGACCCTGAGCGGCACTGCAGCGCTCGTGTTATCCGCGGCAGAACGCCGCGGCCTCATTGAAGCCATGGCTGCGCGACCGGTATCTCGCTCGTTGGGGATGTTATCCGCGGCAGAACGCCGCGGCCTCATTGAAGCGCTTAACGCAAATTGTCTCGGCGCTGTCATGGCGCGCGTTATCCGCGGCAGAACGCCGCGGCCTCATTGAAGCTCATAGGTGTCGCCGCCAGGCTTGTCTGCATCGTCGGTTATCCGCGGCAGAACGCCGCGGCCTCATTGAAGCGAGTCCACCCGGACCCGGCTGTTGGGGGCGCTCCTAGTTATCCGCGGCAGAACGCCGCGGCCTCATTGAAGCGATGCCGCAAGGATGGCGGCTGAAGCGACAAAATTCGTTATCCGCGGCAGAACGCCGCGGCCTCATTGAAGCGATGCCGCAAGGATGGCGGCTGAAGCGACAAAATTCGTTATCCGCGGCAGAACGCCGCGGCCTCATTGAAGCACGACCGGCACCGGCACCGGCGAGCCTCGGGGCATCGTTATCCGCGGCAGAACGCCGCGGCCTCATTGAAGCTAAGCTGTTCGCGGGCACGGCGATAGACTGCGTCCGTTATCCGCGGCAGAACGCCGCGGCCTCATTGAAGCAGTCCATACGCAGAAGTTCAGACGCAAGACGATGTTCCGGTTATCCGCGGCAGAACGCCGCGGCCTCATTGAAGCAAAGATTACCCAGTCCCAGTGATGCGATCGAGTTTGGTTATCCGCGGCAGAACGCCGCGGCCTCATTGAAGCTATATAAAGATTGTCGTCTTGGATCAAATACTTTGAAGTTATCCGCGGCAGAACGCCGCGGCCTCATTGAAGACTTCGTCCAGCGCTTTCAGCCGGCGACTACCCAGGCCACCGGGAGTGTTCGCGTCATGCGGCGATGCTATTGCTGACGCACTCGGACCGCAGGGCAGGCACGACGGCGCTGTAAGCACCTTGTCGTCTGCGGAGGTATGTTAGGCAATCCGCGCGGGACCTCGCTCCACGGCGGACACCCATGATTTCAAGAACCACGCGCTGCCACTTCGAGTGCGCGCAGTTGGGCCGCTACCCGGTCGAGCACGCCATTCACGTACTTGTGACCCTCCGTGCCACCGAAGGTTTTGGCGAGCTCCACGGCTTCGTTGATCACCACCCGATAAGGGGTCTCGGGATGATGGGCGAGCTCGAAAGCGCCGAGCAACAGGATGCAGTGCTCGATAGGCGAGAGCTTTGACACCGCCCGGTCGAGGTAGGGCTGCAGGATCGCCTCCAGCTCTTTCGCTTCGCGCGCGACACCATGAACCAAAGCTTCGAACAGCGCGGCGTCAGCGTGAGCGAAATCCTTCTGTGTCCGCATCTGGGACGCGATGGCCTCCATGTCATAGCCCGTGAGCTGCCACTGGTACAGGGCCTGAAGGGCATACTCGCGGGCACGTCGGCGTGAAGTCCTCATACAATGCGCCGCAGCAGATTCGCCATTTCGATCGCCACCTGCGCGGCTTCCTTCCCTTTCTGTGCCGTGCGGCGCATCGCCTGGTCTTCGTTGTCGGTGGTGAGCACTCCGTTGGCGATGGGTATGCCGGTATCGAGCTGCACCGACATGATGCCGGCCGCGGACTCGTTCGCCACCACCTCGAAATGGTAGGTCTCGCCGCGAATGACCGCGCCGAGGGCGATCAGCGCGTCGTACTTGCCCGTGAGGGCGAGCTTCTGCAGCGCGACCGGGATCTCCAGCGCGCCTGGCACCGTGACGATGAGCACATCCTTCGGCGCAACGCCGCGCTCGCGCAATTCCGCGGTGCAGGCAGAAAGCAACGCTTCGGAGACCTCGCTATTGAATCGGCTCATGACAACGCCGATGCGAAGCCCGGCACCGCTCAGCTCCGGGGTGAGTTGCAGAATGTTGTCGTGTTGTGCCATGGGCTTTTCCCAGGTCAGGGTTGAGCTCCGCTCTCGGGCTGCAAATACCCGGTCACTTCGAGCCCGAATCCTGTCATGCTGGGCATCTTGCGTGGTATGGCGAGGAGCCGCATGCGCCGCACGCCGAGATCGCGCAGGATCTGGGCGCCGATACCGTAGTTGCGCAGATCGTACTTGGCGCGCAGCCGCACGTTCTCCCCCACTGCGCGGCTGCGCTCCAGCAGCTCCTGCGACGACTCGGGCCGGTGCAGGAGCACGACCACCCCCGAGCGCGCCGCCGCGATGGTGGCCAGGGCCTGGTGGAGGCCCCAGGAGTGGGTCGTGCCGCCCACATCCAGCAAGTCGATGATCGAGACCGGCTCGTGCACGCGCACCAGTGTCTCCTCGTCGGGCTCAATGGCCCCCTTGACCAGGGCCAGGTGAGTCGCGCCCGAGGATTTGTCGCGATAGACCACCAACTGGAACTGTCCGTGCATCGTGGTCAGCGGCCGCTCCAGCACCCGCTCCACCAGGGTTTCCGTGCTCGCCCGGTAGTGGATCAGATCGGCGATGGTGCCGATCTTGAGGCCGTGGGTGCGGGCGAACTCGATCAGGTCGGGCAGCCGCGCCATGGAGCCGTCGTCCTTGAGGATCTCGCAGATCACTGCCGCGGGCGTCAGCCCTGCGAGCTGGGCTAGGTCGCAGCCGGCCTCGGTGTGGCCGGCGCGTACGAGCACGCCACCCCGTTGGGCCATGAGCGGGAAGATATGACCCGGCTGCACCAGGTCTTCGGGACGAGCGCCGGGCGCTACCGCCACCTGCACAGTGCGGGCGCGGTCCGCGGCGGAGATGCCGGTCGTGACCCCCGTCGCCGCCTCGATGGACACGGTGAAGTTGGTGCCGAGCTGGGAGCGGTTGGCCGCCACCATCAGGGGAAGGTTCAGCTGTTTGCAGCGCTCTTCAGTCAGCGTCAGGCAGATGAGCCCGCGGCCGTGCTTGGCCATAAAGTTGATCGCCTCCGGTGTGACGAACTGGGCGGCGAGCACGAGGTCGCCTTCGTTCTCCCGCTCCTCCTCGTCCACCAGGATCACCATCCGGCCCGCGCGGATGTCGGCGATGATGTCTTCGATCGGACTGATGGCCGTTTCGGTCATGGCTGATACGAGTGCAATCGCTCGACGTAGCGCGCGATCAGGTCCACTTCCAGGTTGACCCGCGCGCCCGGGGCCAGGTCCTTGAGCGTTGTAGCTTCCAGGGTGAAGGGGATCAGGTTCACCGTGAACTCGTCGCCTGCCACCTCGTTTACCGTGAGGCTGACGCCGTGCACCGCGATCGAGCCCTTTCGCGCGATGTAGCGGCCGAGGCCGGGCGGGGCCTTCACCGACAGCGTGTGGCATTCGCCGGCGCGTTCGAAACGGGTCACGGTTCCCACCCCGTCCACGTGTCCGGTCACCAGGTGACCGCCCAGGCGGTCGCCGAGCCTGAGCGCTTTCTCCAGGTTGACCTCGCCCGGCGCATCCAGGCCGCAGGTACAGGAAAGGGTTTCCCGCGACACGTCCACGGTCAGGGTCCCGGGGGCCAAAGCCACCACGGTGAGACAGACGCCGTTCACCGCAACGCTGTCCCCGGTCTTCATGTCGGCCAAGTCGAGCCCGCCTGGCGCGACCGACAGCCGCAGGCCCTCCTCGAGCGTGCTGACGTGCTTGATGCGTCCCACCGCTTCGACAATGCCGCTGAACATGGTGGTGATGGTCACCTATCCGTGGACTCCACCGCTCGGGCTCGCCCTCTCCGCCCCCGCTCCCCCAGGAGAAGGGAATCTGCAGGGAAAGTATTCCGCTCTTCAGGCCCCTTTTGAGCCATGAGGGGAAAGGCTCGCTTCGACACGGAAGCTTGCCCCGACCCGTCACGCAAGGCCCGACCCGGTGAAAAGATCCGCCATTTTATTCGCTGTCCCAAGCCGGGCAAACCCCGGCCGCCTGGCTCACCTCGGCCAGCAGCCGCAGATCCTCGCCCACCTGGCGCAGCTCCCGGACCCGAAGCCGCAGGCGGGCGGCGAGATCACGGAGGGGGGGTAAGGCCGCCATCCCTCGAGCCGCGTCCCCGAGCAGGCACGGCGCGAGGTAGACCACCAACTCGTCCACCAGGGCCTCGCGCAGGAGCGAGCCGTTGAGCTTCACCCCTGCCTCCACCAGCACCTCGTTGACGCCCCGCCGGCCCAATTCACGGAAAAGCCCCGGGAGATCCACTTTCCCCGACGCGTTCGGCAGCACCAGGATTTCGGCCCCTTTCGCCCGCAGGCGGTCCATGGCTTCGCGGTCCTCGCGGGCGCAGGCAATCAGGACCGGGCCGCCCGCCAGCACCCGGGCACCGACCGGCGTCTCCAGCCGGCTGTCGACCACCACTCTCAGGGGCTGGCGCGGTGTGGCGACGTGACGCACCGTAAGCTGAGGATCGTCTTCCCGCACGGTGCCGATGCCGGTGAGGATGGCGCAGGCGCGGGCGCGCCAATGATGGGCGTCGCGCCGGGCCGCTTCGCTCGTGATCCATTGGCTCCTGCCGTCCAGGAGGGCGGTCTTGCCGTCCAGGCTTGCCGCAATCTTCATCCGCACCCAGGGCCGGCCCCGGGTCATGCGGGACACGAACCCGATGTTGAGCGCGACTGCCTCCGCCTCCAGAACCCCGCATTCCACCGGGATCCCCCCTTGCCGGAGGCGCTCCAGGCCCCGTCCTGCCACCAGCGGGTTGGGATCCTGCATGGCGGCCACCACGCGTCCGACGCCCGCTGCGACCAGGGCTTCGGCGCAGGGAGGCGTACGTCCGTGGTGGCTGCAGGGCTCGAGGCTCACGTACGCGGTCGCGCCCCGGGCGCGCTCCCCGGCCTCTTGCAGCGCCACCACTTCCGCATGGGGCCCGCCGGCGCGCGCATGGAAGCCGCGGCCGACGATCTGTCCATCCTTGACGATCACGCAGCCGACCCGCGGGTTCGGCGTCGCGGTGTAGAGCCCCCGCTCGGCCAGGCGCAAGGCCTCGGCCATGAAGCCGTAATCGGCGGCGTCCACCATGGGCGTCAGGCCCCGCGCTTGCCGCGCGGGCGCCGCACCTCGGCGATGGCGTGCTGGAAATCGTCCACGTCCTTGAAGCTGCGGTAGACCGAAGCGAACCGGATATAGGCCACCTTGTCCAGTTTATAGAGTTCTTCCATCACCATCTCGCCGATCTGCCGGGAACGGATTTCCCGCACGCCCAGCGAGAGCACCCGCTGGACCACGTTCTTGATGGCGGCTTCCACCTTCTCCGCCGGCACCGGTCGCTTGTGCAGCGCCCGCATGAAGCCCGTGCGCAGCTTCTCCATGTTGAACTCGGCCCGATTGCCGTCAGACTTCACCACGGTGGGCATGCGCAGCTCAACGGTCTCGTAAGTGGTGAAGCGCTTGTCGCAGCCCAGGCAGCGGCGACGACGGCGGACGCTGTAGCCGTCCTCGATCATTCGCGAGTCGACGACCTGGGTGTCGGGGCCGCCGCAAAAAGGACACCTCATTTACAGGGATGAAGCATAAAGTGTAAGGCGTGAGGTGTGAAAAGCGCTCGCTGGCGACGCATCTTGCCCAACCGCCCTTTCGCGCTTCACGTCTGATGCCTCCCGCCGTAGACGGGAAACTGTTCGCACAGGCGCAAGACTTCCTTCCCCACCCGCCCGATGACGGCTTCGTCCTCCGGCGCTTCCAGCACGTCGGCGATCAGATTGGCCAGCGCTTCGCATTCGATCTCCTGAAACCCGCGAGTCGTGACCGCCGGCGTGCCGATGCGGATGCCGCTGGTGACGAAAGGCCGCTCGGGATCGTTGGGGATGGCGTTCTTGTTGACCGTGATGCCGGCCCGCCCCAGGGCTTCCTCGGCCTGCTTGCCCGTGACCCCCTTGGGACGCAGGTCCACCAAAAACAGGTGGCAGTCGGTCCGCCCGGAGACGATGCGAAAACCCCGCTCCTGCAGCACTTTCGCCATGACCCGGGCGTTGTCGATCACCTGCTCCTGATATAGCCTGAATTCCTTGGTCGCCGCCTCCTTGAAAGCGACCGCCTTGGCGGCCACGACGTGCATGAGGGGGCCGCCCTGGATGCCGGGAAAGATGGCGGCGTTGAGGAGTTTGGCGAATTCCGCCTCCGCCAGGATCAAGCCCCCGCGAGGGCCTCGCAGCGTCTTGTGGGTGGTGCTGGTCACGAAATGGGCAACCCCCACGGGGCTGGGGTAGAAGCCGGCCGCGATCAGGCCCGCGTAATGGGCGATGTCGGCCAGGAAGTAGGCGTTTATCCGGTCAGCGATCTGGCGGAAGCGCTTCCAGTCGATGATCCGGGAGTAGGCGGAGGCGCCGGCGATGATCATCTTCGGGCGGTGCGCCTCGGCCAGGCGCTCCACCTCCTCGTAGTCGATCTCCTCGGTCTCCGGGTGCACGCCGTAGGTGATCGCCTGGAAGGTGCGGCCGCTAAAATTCACTTCCGCCCCGTGGCTGAGATGCCCGCCATGGGCGAGGGACATGCCGAGGATGGTATCGCCGGGCCTGAGCATCGCCAGGTACACGGCGGCGTTCGCCTGGGAACCCGAATGGGGCTGCACGTTGGCGTAGCTGGCGTGAAACAGCGCCTTGGCCCGTTCGATGGCGAGCGTTTCGATCACGTCCGCGAACTCGCAGCCGCCATAGTACCGCTTGCCGGGATAACCTTCCGCGTACTTGTTGGTCAGAACCGATCCCTGGACGGCCAGCACTCGGGGGCTCGCGTAATTCTCCGAGGCGATGAGCTCGATGTGGCTTTCTTGCCGCCCCTCCTCCGCCGAGATGGCTTGGGCGAGCTCCGGGTCGAAGGCTTCGAGACTCTGATGGGGAGCGAACATGACGCGTATCCAGCCTGTGCAAAAGTCGTGTATTTTACCACCCGCTCCGCCATCGAAATCCGGGATACCGATATCCCGATCTGCGAAAGGAGGAATCGCTTTATGGGACCCTGGTTGCGGCTCGCGCGGCTGATCGACACGTTAAACGAGCGCGTCGGGCGCACGGTTTACTGGCTGGTCCTCGTCACCGCCTTGCTGAGCGCGTTCACCGCGCTCATCCGCTACGCGCTGCATGCCAGCTCCAACGCGGCGCTGGAGCTCCAATGGTACCTGTATGCGCTGATTTTTCTTCTCGCCGCCGGCTACACCCTGAAGCACGATGGCCACGTGCGCATCGACGTCTTGTTCGCGCGGCTTACGCCCCGGGCCCAGGCCTGGATCGATCTCGTTGGAGGGCTCATCATGCTGTTGCCGATGGCCCTGATTATGGTGTGGCTGTCATGGCACTCCTTCGCCCTCTCGTTCGCCACCCGGGAGATGTCGCCCGATGCAGGGGGGCTCGCGCGCTGGCCCATCAAGCTGGCGATTCCGGTGGGTTTCGCGCTGCTCGCCCTGCAGGGGATCGCCGAGATCATCAAGCGCGCCGCCTTCCTGCGGGGGAAAATCCCTGACCCGCGTCGCACCGGGCCTGAGATCGATCAACCTGCGCACCTGCCCGGGGAGGTCGTCTGATGCCGTTCGAGCTCATGGCCCCGCTCATGTTCGGGGGGCTGGTGGTGCTGCTGCTCACGGGGTACCCGGTCGCTTTCGCGCTGGCCGCCAACGGCCTGCTGTTCGGGCTGCTCGGCATGCAACTCGGCTTCTTCGATCTGGATCTGCTGCAAGCGCTGCCCGAGCGTATTTTCGGCATCATGTCCAATCAGACGCTGTTGGCGATTCCCTTCTTCACCTTCATGGGGCTGATCCTGGAGCGCAGCGGCATGGCCGAGGACCTGCTGGATACCATGGGACAGCTCTTTGGCCGCCTGAGGGGTGGTCTCGCCTATGCCGTCGTCATCGTGGGAGCGCTGCTGGCCGCCACCACCGGCGTGGTGGCGGCCTCCGTGATCGCCATGGGGCTCATTTCGCTACCGGTGATGCTGCGCTACGGCTATTCCCCGGCCCTCGCCTCAGGGGTGATCGCCGCTTCGGGCACGCTGGCGCAGATCATCCCGCCCTCCATCGTGCTCATCGTCATGGCCGACCAGCTCGGCGTATCGGTGGGCGACATGTACGAAGGGGCTCTCGTGCCGGGACTCGTGCTCTCCGGCCTCTACTTGGGCTACGTGCTGCTCGTCACCCTCCTGCGCCCACGAGCAGCACCGGCGCTGCCGCCCGAAGCGCGCACCACTGCGGGACTGCAGCTCGCCAAGCGGGTTCTCGTGTCCATGGTGCCGCCCCTGACCCTCATCTTCCTGGTGCTCGGCACCATCTTCCTGGGCGTGGCCACCCCCACCGAAGGCGGCGCCATGGGCGCAGTCGGCGCTCTCGCGCTGGCGCTCGCCAAGCGCAAGCTCACGCTGCCCGCGCTCAAACAGGCCATGGATTCCACCGCCCGTTTGACGAGCTTTGTGATTTTCATCCTCATCGGTTCCACCGTGTTCAGCCTGGTGTTCCGCGGCGTGGACGGGGACCTGTGGGTCGAAAGCCTCATGAGCGATCTTCCGGGCGGCGTCATCGGCTTTCTGGTGGTGGTCAACGTGATCATTTTCCTGCTGGCATTTTTTCTGGACTTCTTCGAGATCGCGTTCATCCTGGTGCCGCTTCTTGCGCCCGTCGCGCAGAAGCTGGGAATCGACCTGGTGTGGTTCGGCGTGCTGCTGTCGGTCAACATGCAAACGTCGTTCATGCACCCCCCGTTCGGTTTCGCGCTCTTCTACCTGCGCAGCGTCGCACCCAAGGAGGTCAAAACCACAGACATCTACTGGGGCGCGATCCCGTTCGTCGCGATCCAGTTGGTGATGGTGGGCCTGGTGATCGCGTTCCCGGGGCTCGTGCTAGACTTTGCGGGTCGGTAGCCAGCGGGGCTGCTTTCTTGTGGGATCGATCCCGATTCGTCCATGACCCTCGAACGTGCACGCCAACTCCTCAAGGTCCAGGCCGATTTCGGCGGCTTCTATAATGCCAATTCGGCCAAGCTGATCCTCTCCGAGGTTCAACGCGAGCACGGTCAGGAGGCGGTGGACATGCTGATCCGCGAGCTCAAGCTGGACGAAGTGTTCGGGTTTGAGCCCGGAACGCGCTTCGAAGGTGGCTTGGCAGTTCCCACCAAACGTCGGTAAGTCTCGGCCCGCCGATCCGGGCTCTCCGCGTCCGCTCCCGCTCCCACGCTTCGCGCTTCCGTGTCGCGGCCGCCCCGGAACGCGCTTCGAAGGCGGTTTGGCGGTTCCGGACAAGCGACGGTGAGCTGGCAGGCGCTGATCCGGGCTCCCTGCGGCGCCGCCCGGCGCTCGGAGGGCGCAAGCCTTGGAGCGGCGACGGGCGGCAGGGCCGGCAGGAGGCGCGGCTGATTCGGGCGGCCCGGCCGTTCCCGCTCCCAAGCTGCGCTCTTCCGTGTCACGGCCGGTCCCCCGCTCCGACCTCTCCGCGGCTTCCGTGTCGCGGCCGCCCCGGAACGCGCTCCACCCCAATTCAGTCGATATGGAGCGCATGGAGTC is a window encoding:
- the nusB gene encoding transcription antitermination factor NusB: MRTSRRRAREYALQALYQWQLTGYDMEAIASQMRTQKDFAHADAALFEALVHGVAREAKELEAILQPYLDRAVSKLSPIEHCILLLGAFELAHHPETPYRVVINEAVELAKTFGGTEGHKYVNGVLDRVAAQLRALEVAARGS
- a CDS encoding riboflavin synthase; its protein translation is MFSGIVEAVGRIKHVSTLEEGLRLSVAPGGLDLADMKTGDSVAVNGVCLTVVALAPGTLTVDVSRETLSCTCGLDAPGEVNLEKALRLGDRLGGHLVTGHVDGVGTVTRFERAGECHTLSVKAPPGLGRYIARKGSIAVHGVSLTVNEVAGDEFTVNLIPFTLEATTLKDLAPGARVNLEVDLIARYVERLHSYQP
- the ribBA gene encoding bifunctional 3,4-dihydroxy-2-butanone-4-phosphate synthase/GTP cyclohydrolase II; the protein is MTETAISPIEDIIADIRAGRMVILVDEEERENEGDLVLAAQFVTPEAINFMAKHGRGLICLTLTEERCKQLNLPLMVAANRSQLGTNFTVSIEAATGVTTGISAADRARTVQVAVAPGARPEDLVQPGHIFPLMAQRGGVLVRAGHTEAGCDLAQLAGLTPAAVICEILKDDGSMARLPDLIEFARTHGLKIGTIADLIHYRASTETLVERVLERPLTTMHGQFQLVVYRDKSSGATHLALVKGAIEPDEETLVRVHEPVSIIDLLDVGGTTHSWGLHQALATIAAARSGVVVLLHRPESSQELLERSRAVGENVRLRAKYDLRNYGIGAQILRDLGVRRMRLLAIPRKMPSMTGFGLEVTGYLQPESGAQP
- the ribH gene encoding 6,7-dimethyl-8-ribityllumazine synthase: MAQHDNILQLTPELSGAGLRIGVVMSRFNSEVSEALLSACTAELRERGVAPKDVLIVTVPGALEIPVALQKLALTGKYDALIALGAVIRGETYHFEVVANESAAGIMSVQLDTGIPIANGVLTTDNEDQAMRRTAQKGKEAAQVAIEMANLLRRIV
- the nrdR gene encoding transcriptional regulator NrdR; amino-acid sequence: MRCPFCGGPDTQVVDSRMIEDGYSVRRRRRCLGCDKRFTTYETVELRMPTVVKSDGNRAEFNMEKLRTGFMRALHKRPVPAEKVEAAIKNVVQRVLSLGVREIRSRQIGEMVMEELYKLDKVAYIRFASVYRSFKDVDDFQHAIAEVRRPRGKRGA
- the ribD gene encoding bifunctional diaminohydroxyphosphoribosylaminopyrimidine deaminase/5-amino-6-(5-phosphoribosylamino)uracil reductase RibD, which gives rise to MVDAADYGFMAEALRLAERGLYTATPNPRVGCVIVKDGQIVGRGFHARAGGPHAEVVALQEAGERARGATAYVSLEPCSHHGRTPPCAEALVAAGVGRVVAAMQDPNPLVAGRGLERLRQGGIPVECGVLEAEAVALNIGFVSRMTRGRPWVRMKIAASLDGKTALLDGRSQWITSEAARRDAHHWRARACAILTGIGTVREDDPQLTVRHVATPRQPLRVVVDSRLETPVGARVLAGGPVLIACAREDREAMDRLRAKGAEILVLPNASGKVDLPGLFRELGRRGVNEVLVEAGVKLNGSLLREALVDELVVYLAPCLLGDAARGMAALPPLRDLAARLRLRVRELRQVGEDLRLLAEVSQAAGVCPAWDSE
- the glyA gene encoding serine hydroxymethyltransferase codes for the protein MFAPHQSLEAFDPELAQAISAEEGRQESHIELIASENYASPRVLAVQGSVLTNKYAEGYPGKRYYGGCEFADVIETLAIERAKALFHASYANVQPHSGSQANAAVYLAMLRPGDTILGMSLAHGGHLSHGAEVNFSGRTFQAITYGVHPETEEIDYEEVERLAEAHRPKMIIAGASAYSRIIDWKRFRQIADRINAYFLADIAHYAGLIAAGFYPSPVGVAHFVTSTTHKTLRGPRGGLILAEAEFAKLLNAAIFPGIQGGPLMHVVAAKAVAFKEAATKEFRLYQEQVIDNARVMAKVLQERGFRIVSGRTDCHLFLVDLRPKGVTGKQAEEALGRAGITVNKNAIPNDPERPFVTSGIRIGTPAVTTRGFQEIECEALANLIADVLEAPEDEAVIGRVGKEVLRLCEQFPVYGGRHQT